Proteins from a single region of Chengkuizengella sediminis:
- a CDS encoding Crp/Fnr family transcriptional regulator — MNVEVIKSFLHQIPLFRELSDEELDAIVNITQLRKYRQRMLVFMQGDPLDRVFFIHSGKLKIYKTDLNGKEQIVSILQNGEMFPHVGFFRQGTFPAHAEIIEDANLFVISIKDFEKMLLQYPDVSIKLFRVMGEKIIDLQNQLEEKILHNTYEQIILLLIRLGKKHGVIAEGGFVQLTTQFTNRELANMIGSTRETINRTLNQFKKNNMLKENEQGFLIHVEKLKEELF, encoded by the coding sequence ATGAATGTAGAGGTAATCAAATCTTTTTTGCATCAAATACCATTATTTAGAGAACTCTCTGATGAAGAGCTCGATGCCATTGTAAACATTACACAACTTAGAAAATATAGACAGCGAATGTTAGTATTCATGCAAGGAGATCCACTTGATCGAGTATTTTTTATTCATAGTGGAAAGTTAAAGATTTATAAAACCGATCTAAATGGAAAAGAACAAATCGTATCCATACTTCAAAATGGAGAAATGTTTCCTCATGTAGGTTTTTTTAGGCAAGGTACTTTTCCTGCACATGCAGAAATAATTGAAGATGCAAATTTATTTGTCATATCCATTAAAGATTTTGAAAAAATGCTACTTCAATACCCTGATGTAAGCATAAAGCTATTTAGGGTTATGGGAGAAAAAATCATTGACTTGCAAAATCAGTTGGAAGAAAAGATTTTACATAATACATATGAACAAATCATTTTGTTACTCATACGATTAGGAAAAAAACACGGAGTAATCGCTGAAGGTGGTTTCGTACAACTCACAACTCAATTTACAAATCGTGAATTGGCTAACATGATCGGTTCTACTAGAGAAACCATCAATAGAACTTTAAACCAATTCAAAAAAAACAACATGTTAAAGGAAAACGAACAAGGTTTCTTGATTCATGTTGAAAAACTTAAAGAGGAGCTATTTTAA
- a CDS encoding DUF2249 domain-containing protein codes for MSENMNQEGKNIIELDVRVDLNNKLDPFKKIMEAIKSVGSGDLFILHATFKPVPLLKVMKGKGFIHQVEQIEDKHWKIIFSKAGE; via the coding sequence ATGAGTGAAAACATGAATCAAGAAGGTAAGAATATTATTGAACTTGATGTTAGAGTCGACTTAAATAATAAATTAGACCCTTTCAAAAAAATCATGGAGGCCATTAAAAGTGTAGGTTCAGGTGATTTATTTATTCTGCATGCTACTTTTAAACCTGTTCCTTTACTTAAGGTGATGAAAGGGAAAGGTTTTATACATCAAGTAGAACAAATAGAAGATAAACATTGGAAAATCATTTTTTCGAAAGCTGGTGAATGA
- a CDS encoding DUF2249 domain-containing protein gives MILDNRGLEPPQPMMRILEALEKQNINEEIIAINDRQPMFLYAELEERGFVHKTTQQDDGSYKIIIQKKG, from the coding sequence ATGATATTAGATAATCGTGGATTAGAACCTCCTCAGCCGATGATGAGAATCCTTGAAGCGCTTGAAAAACAAAATATTAATGAGGAGATTATTGCCATCAATGATCGGCAGCCTATGTTTTTATATGCTGAACTAGAAGAAAGAGGATTTGTTCATAAAACCACACAACAAGATGATGGAAGTTATAAAATTATTATTCAAAAGAAAGGGTGA
- a CDS encoding metal-sulfur cluster assembly factor — protein sequence MSLKDKIYEKLKSVIDPELNINVVDLGLIYEVEINKHNNVYIKMTLTTPGCPLHDSITSGVEAAVASLEDINKVDVDLVWDPPWNPEKMSAEAMKKLQS from the coding sequence ATGAGTTTAAAAGATAAGATTTACGAAAAGTTAAAATCTGTCATTGATCCAGAACTAAATATTAATGTAGTTGATTTAGGTTTGATTTATGAAGTAGAAATCAACAAACATAATAATGTATATATCAAAATGACACTTACAACACCTGGTTGCCCCCTTCACGATAGTATTACAAGTGGCGTAGAGGCTGCTGTTGCAAGCTTAGAAGATATAAATAAAGTTGATGTTGATCTTGTTTGGGATCCGCCATGGAATCCAGAGAAAATGAGTGCTGAAGCTATGAAAAAATTGCAATCATAA
- the spoVAE gene encoding stage V sporulation protein AE → MQYFWAFVVGGGVCVIGQFLLDVGRMTPAHTMSTLVVAGAVLDGIGWYEPFEDFAGAGATVPITSFGNALVHGALAELERDGYIGVITGIFEVTSAGVSAAIIFSFLAALVFKPKG, encoded by the coding sequence ATACAATATTTTTGGGCATTTGTAGTTGGAGGCGGAGTCTGTGTGATTGGACAATTTCTATTGGATGTAGGAAGAATGACCCCAGCACACACGATGAGTACACTTGTCGTAGCAGGCGCAGTACTTGATGGTATTGGCTGGTATGAACCTTTTGAGGATTTTGCAGGAGCAGGTGCTACTGTACCGATTACAAGCTTTGGGAATGCACTTGTACACGGGGCATTAGCTGAGTTAGAAAGAGATGGTTATATAGGTGTCATAACAGGGATTTTTGAGGTAACAAGTGCTGGTGTCTCAGCAGCTATTATATTCTCTTTTCTTGCTGCACTGGTGTTTAAACCTAAAGGATAA
- the spoVAD gene encoding stage V sporulation protein AD, with protein sequence MLQGHQSWKFENKPVIISTATIVGPEEGKGPLVNDFDIIHEDNWIGQDSWEQAEQKFMEETVKLAIKKANLTTDGIDFYLGGDLMNQIISNSFTARTLAVPYLGVFGACSTSMVSLSLSSLLVNSGAANHIACGACSHNSSVEKQFRYPTEYGSQKPPTAQYTVTGAGASIIAKEGNGPRVTGATIGKVVDMGITDPFNMGVAMAPAAVDTIEAHLRDFQITPDHYDLIVTGDLAKVGHQIAADLFHKHKIPIDQTEFKDCGLMIYELDSYLIIAGGSGCGCSAVVTYGHLMKKLRNGELNRILVVATGALHSPISYQQGESIPCIAHAVSIESE encoded by the coding sequence ATGTTGCAAGGCCATCAAAGCTGGAAGTTTGAAAATAAACCCGTTATTATCTCAACAGCCACAATAGTAGGTCCTGAAGAAGGAAAGGGACCTCTTGTGAATGATTTTGATATTATTCATGAGGATAATTGGATAGGTCAAGACAGCTGGGAACAAGCAGAGCAAAAATTTATGGAAGAGACTGTGAAATTGGCAATTAAAAAAGCAAATCTTACTACAGATGGGATCGACTTCTATTTAGGAGGGGATCTTATGAATCAGATCATTAGTAACAGCTTTACAGCTAGAACTTTAGCCGTACCTTATTTGGGAGTATTTGGTGCATGTTCAACATCAATGGTAAGTTTATCGTTATCTTCCTTATTGGTTAATTCTGGAGCTGCGAATCATATTGCTTGTGGTGCTTGCAGCCATAACAGTTCTGTGGAAAAACAGTTTAGATATCCTACAGAATACGGTTCACAAAAACCTCCAACAGCACAATATACAGTTACTGGTGCTGGAGCTTCTATCATTGCTAAAGAAGGGAATGGACCTAGAGTCACTGGTGCCACGATTGGAAAAGTGGTGGATATGGGAATTACAGACCCGTTTAATATGGGAGTAGCTATGGCACCAGCGGCAGTGGATACGATTGAGGCTCACTTAAGAGATTTTCAAATTACACCTGATCATTATGATTTAATTGTGACAGGAGACTTAGCAAAAGTGGGGCATCAAATTGCTGCAGATTTGTTTCACAAACATAAAATTCCGATAGATCAAACGGAATTTAAAGATTGTGGATTAATGATTTACGAACTTGATTCTTATTTAATTATTGCAGGTGGAAGTGGATGTGGATGTTCTGCAGTAGTTACATATGGTCATTTAATGAAAAAATTACGTAATGGAGAACTGAATCGAATACTCGTTGTTGCAACAGGGGCATTACACTCCCCTATATCATATCAGCAAGGTGAGAGTATTCCTTGCATTGCACATGCAGTAAGTATAGAAAGTGAATGA
- the spoVAC gene encoding stage V sporulation protein AC → MANKKKKTLTPVQQQYQSFAKEREPQRPVIKNSIRAFFAGGIICLIGQGIQDAMVHWFHFEEDKAGDPTVAILILISILLTSLGVYDKFAQWAGAGSAVPVTGFANSMCSAALEHRSEGYVLGVGGNMFKLAGSVIVFGVVAAFIIGIIHIFIGTGGA, encoded by the coding sequence ATGGCGAATAAAAAGAAAAAAACGTTAACTCCTGTACAACAGCAATATCAATCATTTGCAAAGGAGAGGGAACCTCAAAGACCTGTAATTAAAAATTCGATACGTGCATTTTTCGCTGGAGGTATCATTTGTTTGATTGGACAAGGTATTCAAGACGCAATGGTACATTGGTTTCATTTTGAAGAAGACAAAGCTGGGGACCCAACGGTTGCAATATTAATACTTATTTCCATCCTTTTAACCAGCCTAGGTGTATATGATAAATTTGCACAATGGGCAGGAGCAGGATCTGCAGTACCTGTTACAGGATTTGCGAATTCCATGTGTTCTGCAGCTTTAGAACACCGTAGTGAAGGTTATGTGCTTGGCGTCGGTGGTAATATGTTTAAACTTGCTGGTTCTGTTATTGTATTTGGTGTTGTTGCAGCCTTTATTATTGGGATTATTCATATCTTTATAGGAACCGGAGGAGCTTAA
- a CDS encoding DUF421 domain-containing protein, with protein MPEWIQIVWKSLAAIIVMFLLTRLLLGNRQISELNYFQYIVGITIGSLAGFSSIDFLNWGTGLIALTVWVVVAFFIEKLLLKSKKIRDWMEGKGTTLIKDGKILEDNMEKVKYNTDDLLSQLRKKNAFNVADVEFAVLETSGDLSVLLKNENQPITPRHLGLKLPNEQESQTVIMDGNVINEPLATIGLNREWLHTELEKLGVTIENVFLAQVDNYGELYVDLYDDQLQVPQPQQKAILLSTLKKCAADIELFGLSTENEDAKKMYETNLMKLNKMISRLTPLLK; from the coding sequence CTGCCTGAATGGATTCAAATTGTTTGGAAGTCTTTAGCGGCGATTATCGTTATGTTTTTGCTAACTCGTTTATTACTTGGCAACAGACAAATTTCAGAATTGAATTATTTTCAATATATTGTGGGTATTACCATTGGGAGCTTGGCTGGATTTAGTTCCATAGATTTCTTGAATTGGGGTACTGGATTAATAGCATTAACTGTTTGGGTTGTAGTTGCATTTTTTATTGAGAAATTGTTATTAAAAAGTAAAAAAATTCGGGATTGGATGGAAGGAAAAGGAACTACATTAATCAAGGATGGCAAAATATTAGAAGATAATATGGAAAAGGTTAAATATAATACGGATGATTTGTTGTCTCAATTGAGAAAGAAAAACGCTTTTAATGTAGCAGATGTAGAATTTGCAGTATTGGAAACTTCGGGAGACCTATCTGTTTTATTAAAGAATGAAAATCAACCTATCACACCTCGACATCTTGGGTTGAAATTACCTAATGAACAAGAATCTCAAACAGTCATCATGGATGGAAATGTGATCAATGAACCATTAGCAACCATCGGATTAAATCGTGAATGGTTACATACGGAATTAGAAAAACTAGGAGTTACTATAGAAAATGTGTTTTTAGCTCAAGTAGATAATTATGGTGAACTCTATGTTGATTTATATGATGATCAGCTTCAAGTTCCACAACCTCAACAAAAGGCTATTCTATTGTCAACATTGAAAAAATGTGCAGCTGATATTGAATTGTTTGGTTTATCTACTGAAAATGAAGATGCAAAAAAAATGTATGAAACTAATTTAATGAAGTTAAACAAAATGATTTCTAGATTAACACCACTTTTAAAATAA
- a CDS encoding DUF1657 domain-containing protein, with product MTVASDVKTCLASLKSAQASLEQFALSTQNQAAKTLFENCAQTTQQVVDQIGTRVQQLENEEPQYKGL from the coding sequence ATGACTGTAGCATCAGATGTAAAAACATGTTTAGCTTCATTGAAAAGTGCTCAAGCAAGCCTGGAACAATTTGCACTAAGCACTCAAAATCAAGCCGCAAAAACTTTATTTGAAAATTGCGCTCAAACCACACAACAAGTCGTAGATCAAATAGGAACAAGAGTTCAACAATTAGAAAATGAAGAACCACAGTATAAAGGACTATAA
- a CDS encoding L-lactate dehydrogenase, with product MEQKDKKTRVVVIGVGAVGSTTAYTLLLRERMTELVLIDYNKQKAVGDALDMNHGLPFTGKTKVWAGDYEDCAEADIVIIAAGAAQKQGETRLDLLKKNVMIFDSIIENVTKYNQHGILLIASNPVDIMSYFSWKKSGFPKNRIIGSGTLLDSSRFKYLIGEKMNVDPRSIHAKIIGEHGDSEVPVWSLSNFAGMPLTLSDEDKKEIFENTRDAAYQIIQAKGSTYYAIALALDRICTAILRDESAVLNVSTYIEDYQGVSDVYIGVPCIVDQSGIREVVPITLTDEEQQKFQQSAHKMKEQIEKINSELEQK from the coding sequence ATGGAACAAAAAGATAAAAAAACACGTGTTGTTGTCATAGGAGTGGGTGCAGTTGGATCTACTACAGCGTATACATTGTTACTACGTGAACGTATGACAGAACTTGTATTAATTGATTATAATAAACAAAAAGCTGTGGGTGATGCCCTAGATATGAATCATGGTTTGCCTTTTACTGGTAAAACAAAGGTGTGGGCTGGAGATTACGAGGATTGTGCTGAAGCGGACATAGTGATTATTGCTGCTGGAGCTGCGCAAAAACAAGGAGAAACAAGACTTGATTTATTGAAAAAGAATGTAATGATATTTGATAGCATCATCGAAAATGTAACAAAGTATAATCAACATGGTATTTTATTAATCGCATCAAACCCCGTGGACATTATGTCTTATTTCTCATGGAAAAAGTCTGGATTTCCTAAAAATAGAATTATTGGATCGGGAACACTATTGGATAGTTCAAGATTTAAATATCTTATTGGTGAAAAAATGAATGTTGATCCGCGAAGTATTCATGCAAAAATTATTGGTGAGCATGGTGATTCAGAGGTTCCAGTATGGAGTTTATCTAACTTTGCTGGCATGCCCTTAACGCTTTCTGATGAAGATAAAAAGGAAATTTTTGAAAATACTAGGGATGCAGCATATCAAATCATTCAAGCTAAAGGTTCTACGTATTATGCAATAGCATTAGCTTTGGATAGAATTTGTACAGCTATTTTACGTGATGAAAGTGCAGTCCTTAATGTTTCTACATATATAGAAGATTATCAAGGAGTTTCAGATGTGTATATTGGTGTTCCTTGTATAGTAGATCAATCAGGTATAAGAGAAGTTGTTCCTATAACATTAACAGATGAAGAACAACAAAAATTTCAACAATCAGCTCATAAAATGAAAGAACAAATTGAAAAAATTAATTCAGAGTTAGAGCAAAAATAA
- a CDS encoding PLP-dependent aminotransferase family protein, whose product MKLHFSESIQQLKTLATREILKLTQGNDIISFAGGLPAEDFFPEKAIQEAFTKVFEQGKNSLQYGITEGHTPLREEICKRMLLKGIQANLDQIQITTGSQQAIDLISKVFINPGDTILIENPTYLAALQVFQGYGANVVEVSSDDDGMDLNDLTQKINHFQPKFIYVTPTFANPTGRVWSSERKQGILQICKEFETILIEDDPYGEIQFNKAADYSSIYSLHSTNDFNPVLYTSTFSKIVAPALRTGWVIGDQRIIQQITKAKQTADIHSSMIDQQALYFLLKDFDLDQHIISICNEYKLRKEKMTHLLHQYEIPAKCIEPQGGMFLWLTMEDSTINSAELLKRAVQNGVAFVPGTVFYTGEAEKNTMRLNFTYTGVEQMEVGIQRLQHVFSSTSNPQY is encoded by the coding sequence ATGAAACTCCATTTTTCAGAGTCAATTCAACAATTAAAAACGTTAGCCACTCGTGAAATATTAAAATTAACTCAGGGTAATGATATCATTTCATTCGCAGGGGGATTACCAGCAGAGGATTTTTTCCCTGAGAAAGCCATTCAAGAGGCTTTTACTAAAGTCTTTGAACAAGGTAAGAATTCACTTCAATACGGAATTACAGAAGGTCATACCCCATTAAGAGAAGAAATCTGCAAAAGGATGTTATTAAAGGGTATTCAAGCCAACTTGGATCAAATTCAAATCACTACTGGTTCTCAACAAGCAATTGATCTCATCTCAAAAGTTTTCATAAATCCTGGCGACACTATACTAATTGAAAATCCAACTTATTTAGCTGCACTACAAGTATTTCAGGGTTATGGAGCAAATGTTGTAGAAGTTAGCAGTGATGATGACGGAATGGACCTAAATGATTTAACACAAAAAATAAACCATTTTCAACCTAAGTTCATTTATGTTACCCCTACCTTTGCAAATCCAACTGGACGTGTATGGAGTAGTGAAAGAAAACAAGGAATACTACAAATTTGTAAAGAGTTTGAAACCATTTTAATTGAAGATGATCCATATGGAGAAATTCAGTTTAATAAAGCAGCAGACTATTCTTCTATCTATTCTTTACATTCAACCAATGATTTTAATCCTGTTCTTTATACAAGTACATTTTCTAAAATAGTTGCACCTGCACTACGAACAGGTTGGGTTATTGGTGATCAACGTATTATTCAACAAATTACTAAAGCAAAACAAACGGCGGATATTCATTCAAGCATGATTGATCAACAAGCTTTATATTTTTTATTAAAAGACTTTGATCTTGATCAGCATATTATTAGTATCTGTAATGAATATAAACTTCGAAAAGAAAAAATGACACATCTATTACATCAATATGAAATTCCAGCCAAATGTATTGAACCTCAAGGTGGGATGTTCCTCTGGTTGACTATGGAAGATTCTACAATAAACTCAGCAGAGTTATTAAAAAGAGCCGTCCAAAATGGAGTTGCTTTTGTCCCAGGTACTGTATTTTATACAGGTGAAGCTGAAAAAAATACAATGAGATTAAATTTCACATATACAGGTGTTGAACAAATGGAAGTAGGAATCCAACGACTGCAGCATGTATTCAGTTCAACAAGTAACCCTCAATATTGA
- a CDS encoding alkaline phosphatase family protein, producing the protein MNKWISITVTSIVFIMLILIAGLDQNPSELNKTEFNLKPFDYSSTSTKPVVLIIVDSIMDEPLQNAIQSGEAEAIKYLIEKGKYYPKVVSSYPTMSVTIDSSILTGKYADQHQVPGLVWYNDKEKRVITYGSGMKEIWKHGIYHMILDSLKYLNDKHLNPNVKTIYETLSTKEIDSASINGLIYRGIKTQTLFLPNTFSQFSKLPDKINVKAPTFFSFGSMSQMNPNNQNHHVWQKFGLNDQYSTNELLFLMNNDILPPFSMVYFPNNDQVVHKKGVDETEGIKKVDEQLQRILNSYPTWDDAIKKVNWIILGDSGQSKIGKDKDKNLIRLKSLLNKYQIYELGSEVKEHDQILLSVNERMAYIYVLDDNISLQKIAEQIKEDSRIDFVAWKDEKSVHVLSPDHQGSLSFESNNMIQDMYAQFWSVEGNLEILDLVLRDNQLQYQTYPDALARLYGALHSHQGRFLVADAKIEYEFTDEYSPIHLGGAGHGSLHADDSFVPMIITGTNSFPKYTRIIDIKDWILQLMGIETSNK; encoded by the coding sequence TTGAATAAATGGATCTCAATTACAGTAACTTCAATTGTATTTATCATGTTGATTCTAATTGCGGGTTTGGATCAAAATCCTTCTGAATTAAATAAAACTGAATTTAATCTGAAACCTTTTGACTATAGTTCCACGTCTACAAAACCTGTAGTATTGATTATTGTAGACTCAATAATGGATGAACCATTGCAAAATGCCATTCAAAGTGGTGAAGCTGAGGCTATAAAATATTTGATAGAAAAAGGAAAGTATTATCCTAAAGTAGTCAGTAGTTATCCAACGATGTCTGTTACAATAGATAGTTCAATATTAACAGGGAAATATGCGGATCAACATCAAGTTCCAGGGTTAGTCTGGTATAACGATAAAGAAAAACGTGTCATTACTTATGGAAGTGGAATGAAGGAAATATGGAAGCATGGTATATACCATATGATATTAGATAGTCTAAAATATTTAAACGATAAACATTTAAATCCAAACGTAAAAACAATTTATGAGACTCTCTCAACAAAAGAAATCGATTCAGCGTCAATCAATGGTTTAATTTATAGAGGTATTAAAACTCAAACACTCTTTCTACCGAATACCTTTTCACAATTTAGTAAATTGCCAGACAAAATCAATGTGAAAGCTCCTACTTTTTTTTCATTTGGCAGCATGTCACAAATGAATCCAAATAATCAAAACCATCATGTTTGGCAAAAGTTTGGTTTAAATGATCAATATTCTACGAATGAACTATTATTTTTAATGAACAATGATATCCTACCTCCTTTTTCAATGGTTTATTTCCCAAACAATGATCAAGTTGTACATAAAAAAGGAGTGGATGAAACTGAAGGAATTAAAAAAGTAGATGAGCAGCTACAAAGGATTTTAAATTCGTATCCAACCTGGGACGATGCTATAAAAAAAGTAAATTGGATCATATTAGGGGATAGTGGCCAATCCAAGATAGGTAAAGATAAAGATAAAAATTTAATAAGACTAAAATCATTGTTAAACAAATACCAAATATATGAGTTAGGTTCAGAAGTTAAGGAGCATGATCAGATATTATTAAGTGTAAATGAACGGATGGCTTATATTTATGTATTAGATGACAATATTTCTTTACAGAAAATTGCTGAGCAAATTAAGGAAGATAGTCGAATTGATTTTGTAGCGTGGAAAGACGAAAAATCAGTACACGTACTTTCCCCAGATCATCAGGGAAGTTTAAGTTTTGAATCTAATAATATGATTCAGGATATGTATGCGCAATTCTGGTCAGTAGAAGGGAACTTGGAAATACTTGACCTTGTTCTTAGAGATAATCAGTTACAATATCAAACTTACCCTGATGCGCTTGCCAGATTGTATGGAGCTTTACATTCACATCAAGGTAGGTTTTTAGTAGCAGATGCAAAAATAGAATATGAATTTACAGATGAATACTCTCCTATACATCTAGGAGGAGCAGGTCATGGTTCATTACATGCAGATGATTCGTTCGTGCCGATGATTATAACAGGTACTAACTCATTTCCTAAATATACACGAATAATAGATATTAAGGATTGGATCTTGCAATTGATGGGTATAGAAACTTCCAATAAATAA
- the ric gene encoding iron-sulfur cluster repair di-iron protein: MEATFHEQSIVGEIVTKFPRSADLFKQYKIDFCCGGDKPLKSAIEGKEILLADLLKTLNESYEDMIRSKEKIKEWNSFSNTVLINHIINTHHRFLNEELPQLSPYVTKVFRVHGAKQKHLAKVHSLFHQLKTELEQHTMKEENEVFPIIISYEDTHSDEDLQLLKKAIIELEDDHDDAGDCIKELREITNDFTPPSGACGTYRLVYQRLEELESDIFQHVHLENNILFPRVLTHK, from the coding sequence ATGGAGGCTACATTTCATGAGCAATCTATTGTTGGAGAAATTGTTACGAAGTTTCCCAGATCTGCTGACCTGTTTAAACAATATAAAATTGATTTCTGTTGTGGGGGAGACAAACCATTAAAAAGTGCTATTGAGGGTAAGGAAATATTACTGGCTGACCTTTTAAAAACTTTAAACGAATCCTATGAGGATATGATAAGATCTAAAGAAAAAATCAAAGAATGGAATTCATTTTCTAATACTGTTTTAATCAATCATATCATCAACACACATCATCGTTTTTTAAATGAAGAATTACCCCAATTAAGTCCATATGTTACAAAGGTTTTCAGAGTCCATGGAGCTAAACAGAAACATTTAGCAAAAGTCCATTCTTTGTTCCACCAACTAAAAACTGAATTGGAACAGCATACAATGAAAGAAGAAAATGAAGTTTTTCCAATAATCATTTCATATGAAGACACCCATTCTGATGAGGATTTACAATTATTAAAAAAAGCAATTATAGAATTAGAAGATGACCATGACGATGCAGGGGATTGTATAAAAGAATTGAGAGAAATTACGAATGATTTCACTCCCCCAAGTGGTGCTTGTGGGACCTACAGACTTGTATATCAACGTTTAGAAGAATTAGAATCAGATATCTTTCAACACGTTCATTTAGAAAACAATATTTTGTTTCCACGTGTTTTAACACATAAGTAA
- a CDS encoding DUF4003 family protein: MEQPLKTKVDEMLELYLTMEKDFRWENNLSLHFAALTYTQKNNKYVKSSIKSTSEYIKNQTRLFSSFRGNMFMISMLLCSEFDDPEAQFLKLLSYEKWFKEAGFKNSEYMPITCYALLLTCEENMLQERIRKSFEVFTEMKKNNPWITSGDDYPLCVMLANSDSSVETSIQNIVEVYRALNRQGFRKGNGLQLLSHILSFSDENIQIKSERCKSIFDQLRKNKLKIDSQYYAALGLITLLDDDQHEVVSNLIEVTNYLKGLKKYKWLGRGMNVLLASVIVSKQYIENKKEQNKLIDTTLSISIEALIAAQTAAAVSAIVATSVAASTINSQ; the protein is encoded by the coding sequence ATGGAACAACCACTAAAAACAAAAGTGGATGAAATGTTAGAACTTTATTTAACAATGGAAAAAGACTTTAGGTGGGAAAACAATCTATCTCTTCACTTTGCTGCACTTACCTATACTCAGAAGAACAATAAATATGTAAAAAGTAGTATTAAAAGTACTAGTGAATACATAAAAAATCAAACTAGACTGTTTTCAAGCTTTAGAGGTAATATGTTTATGATTTCCATGTTGTTGTGCAGTGAATTTGACGATCCAGAAGCACAATTTCTAAAATTGTTAAGTTATGAAAAATGGTTTAAAGAAGCAGGTTTTAAAAATAGTGAGTATATGCCCATTACTTGTTATGCATTATTGTTAACTTGTGAAGAAAACATGCTGCAAGAACGGATAAGGAAATCATTTGAGGTATTTACAGAAATGAAAAAGAATAATCCGTGGATCACAAGTGGAGATGACTATCCATTATGCGTGATGTTAGCTAATTCTGATTCGTCTGTTGAAACAAGTATACAAAATATTGTTGAAGTTTATAGAGCTTTAAATAGACAGGGATTTAGAAAAGGGAATGGTCTACAGCTACTTTCTCACATCTTGTCATTTAGCGATGAGAATATACAAATAAAATCTGAAAGATGTAAAAGTATATTTGATCAATTGAGGAAAAACAAATTGAAGATTGATTCACAGTATTATGCAGCACTTGGATTAATCACCTTATTAGATGATGATCAGCATGAAGTCGTTTCAAATTTAATTGAAGTGACTAACTATTTAAAAGGACTTAAAAAATATAAATGGTTAGGAAGAGGTATGAATGTACTTTTAGCTTCAGTAATCGTGAGTAAGCAATATATTGAAAATAAAAAAGAACAGAACAAATTGATTGATACAACATTAAGTATATCGATCGAAGCATTAATCGCAGCACAGACGGCTGCTGCAGTATCAGCGATTGTCGCAACATCAGTAGCAGCATCAACTATAAATTCACAGTAA
- a CDS encoding DUF3817 domain-containing protein, whose product MSKSIQFFRYVGFAEGLSFLILLLIAMPLKYFFEMPSAVSVVGAIHGGLFILYILTVFYVATEHKWPLKRTLLAGIASIVPFGPFLFDARILRKS is encoded by the coding sequence TTGAGTAAATCAATTCAGTTTTTTCGTTATGTTGGGTTTGCAGAAGGATTATCTTTCCTTATCCTGCTTTTAATTGCGATGCCTTTAAAGTATTTTTTTGAAATGCCTTCAGCAGTTTCAGTTGTTGGAGCTATCCATGGAGGTTTATTTATTCTTTATATTCTTACTGTTTTTTATGTTGCAACAGAACATAAATGGCCATTAAAAAGAACTTTACTTGCAGGAATAGCTTCAATTGTTCCATTCGGACCGTTTTTATTTGATGCACGTATTTTACGAAAAAGTTAG